One window of the Xiphophorus couchianus chromosome 12, X_couchianus-1.0, whole genome shotgun sequence genome contains the following:
- the npffr2a gene encoding neuropeptide FF receptor 2a yields MNEGLESNSTQLYDNWTFYNSTVEFVPPRRNITYVGYYLHQPSTAAIFIVSYLLIFLVCMVGNGVVCFIVLRSRNMRTVTNLFILNLAVSDLLVGIFCMPTTLLDNIITGWPFGSLVCKMSGMVQGISVSASVFTLVAIAVDRFRCIVYPFKQKLTISTASLIIVVIWVLAISIMCPSGVMLQVTKEHTVRVLLGYDNQTGPFYWCRENWPNQEMRKIYTTVLFANIYLAPLSLIVIMYARIGITLFKTSVPTGGKPGADNRHSVSKKKQRVIKMLLIVALLFILSWLPLWTLMMLSDYASLTEQQYRIINIYIYPFAHWLAFFNSSVNPIIYGFFNENFRRGFQAVFKISLCAADGQRRKSYSHRLQGNSVLPANNVQTSVEPISLNSLDKKASRRINHVPERELVMEDLEQGSGSSGGVTAVSI; encoded by the exons ATGAACGAAGGACTAGAGAGCAACTCCACTCAACTGTACGACAACTGGACGTTTTATAACTCCACGGTGGAGTTCGTCCCTCCCAGGAGGAACATCACGTATGTAGGATACTACCTGCACCAGCCGTCCACCGCCGCCATCTTCATCGTGTCCTACCTGCTGATCTTTCTGGTGTGCATGGTGGGAAACGGAGTGGTGTGCTTCATCGTGCTGAGGAGCAGAAACATGCGGACTGTGACCAATCTTTTCATCCTGAACCTCGCTGTGAGCGACCTGCTGGTGGGGATTTTCTGCATGCCCACCACTCTTCTTGACAACATCATTACAG GATGGCCGTTTGGAAGCCTGGTCTGCAAAATGAGCGGCATGGTTCAGGGGATTTCAGTCTCAGCCTCCGTCTTCACACTGGTTGCCATCGCAGTTGACAG GTTCCGATGCATCGTCTACCCGTTCAAGCAGAAGCTCACCATTTCCACGGCGTCGCTGATCATCGTGGTGATCTGGGTCCTGGCCATATCCATCATGTGTCCGTCCGGTGTGATGCTGCAGGTGACCAAGGAGCACACCGTCCGCGTCTTACTGGGCTACGACAACCAGACCGGTCCCTTCTACTGGTGCAGAGAGAACTGGCCCAACCAGGAAATGAGGAAAATCTACACCACCGTCCTGTTTGCGAACATCTACCTCGCCCCTCTTTCGCTCATTGTGATTATGTACGCCCGGATTGGGATTACGCTCTTCAAAACCTCCGTTCCGACGGGAGGGAAGCCGGGCGCCGACAACCGCCACAGCGTGTCGAAGAAGAAACAGCGGGTGATAAAAATGCTCCTGATCGTCGCTCTGCTCTTCATCCTCTCCTGGTTGCCTCTCTGGACCCTCATGATGCTGAGCGACTACGCCAGCCTGACGGAGCAGCAGTACAGGATTATCAACATTTACATCTACCCCTTCGCTCACTGGCTGGCTTTCTTCAACAGCAGCGTCAACCCCATCATCTACGGCTTCTTCAACGAGAACTTCCGGCGGGGTTTTCAGGCCGTGTTTAAGATCAGCCTGTGCGCGGCGGACGGCCAGCGCAGGAAGAGCTACTCACACAGACTGCAGGGCAACTCGGTGCTGCCGGCCAACAACGTGCAGACGTCCGTGGAGCCCATTTCGCTCAACAGCCTGGACAAGAAGGCGTCCAGGCGGATCAACCACGTTCCTGAGCGGGAGCTGGTGATGGAGGACCTGGAGCAGGGGTCCGGCAGCAGCGGCGGCGTGACCGCCGTGTCCATCTGA